Proteins from a single region of Streptomyces sp. HUAS 15-9:
- a CDS encoding citrate synthase/methylcitrate synthase yields MSINRAAATLVDVPRGLAGVVVTDTEIGDVRGIEGFYHYRQYSAVELARTRGFEDVWHLLVHGELPDAERRTAFTARTAWLRRLPDEVRAALPAVAAASRTSGPLAGLRTALSLLGAAKGFRPVYDIDADRRRADTLAACAAVPTLLTALYRLGQGLDPVEPREDLSYAANYLYMLTGVEPDARRARAIEQYLISTIDHGFNASTFTARVIASTGADVAACLVGAVGALSGPRHGGAPSRALDTLDAIGAPDRIDSWIRGRVLAGDRIMGFGHAVYRTEDPRSRMLRDIARGFGGPRVDFAVEVERQVEAILAELKPGRELHTNVEFYAGVVMELCGLPREMFTPTFAAARVVGWSANILEQAQDSKIIRPVARYVGPEPAAVPTVG; encoded by the coding sequence ATGTCCATCAACAGGGCCGCGGCCACCCTCGTCGACGTCCCGCGCGGACTCGCGGGCGTCGTCGTCACCGACACCGAGATCGGCGACGTCCGGGGGATCGAGGGCTTCTACCACTACCGCCAGTACTCGGCCGTCGAACTCGCGCGGACCCGCGGCTTCGAGGACGTCTGGCATCTCCTGGTCCACGGCGAACTGCCGGACGCCGAGCGGCGCACCGCCTTCACCGCCCGGACCGCGTGGCTGCGGCGCCTGCCCGACGAGGTCCGGGCTGCCCTGCCCGCCGTCGCCGCCGCGAGCCGCACGTCCGGCCCGCTGGCCGGGCTGCGCACGGCACTGTCGCTGCTGGGCGCGGCGAAGGGATTCCGGCCGGTGTACGACATCGACGCGGACCGGCGCCGCGCGGACACCCTCGCCGCCTGCGCGGCCGTACCGACCCTGCTCACCGCGCTGTACCGGCTCGGGCAGGGGCTCGACCCGGTGGAGCCGCGCGAAGACCTGTCGTACGCGGCCAACTACCTCTACATGCTCACGGGTGTGGAGCCGGATGCCCGGCGGGCCCGGGCGATCGAGCAGTACCTGATCTCAACCATTGATCACGGCTTCAACGCGTCAACCTTCACGGCCCGGGTCATCGCGTCGACGGGCGCGGATGTGGCGGCGTGTCTCGTGGGAGCGGTGGGTGCGCTGTCCGGGCCGCGGCACGGAGGTGCGCCCAGCCGCGCGCTGGACACCCTGGACGCGATAGGGGCCCCGGACCGGATCGACTCCTGGATCAGGGGACGCGTTCTCGCCGGTGACCGCATCATGGGCTTCGGGCATGCCGTCTACCGCACGGAGGACCCCCGTTCGCGGATGCTCCGGGACATCGCCCGGGGGTTCGGCGGCCCGCGCGTCGACTTCGCCGTCGAGGTCGAGCGCCAGGTGGAGGCGATCCTCGCCGAGCTGAAGCCCGGACGCGAACTGCACACGAACGTCGAGTTCTACGCGGGCGTGGTCATGGAACTGTGCGGCCTGCCGCGCGAGATGTTCACCCCCACGTTTGCCGCGGCCCGCGTGGTGGGCTGGAGCGCCAACATCCTGGAGCAGGCCCAGGATTCGAAGATCATCCGTCCGGTTGCCCGGTATGTGGGCCCGGAGCCGGCGGCGGTGCCCACGGTGGGATGA
- a CDS encoding citrate synthase, protein MRDQEPASGRPGRRLSTKETAEALGVKPETVYAYVSRGQLSSRREPGGRGSTFDAKEVEALVRRNRRESSVRSGSGGELSVRTRITLIDKDRYFFRGVDATRLAADHSYEEVAEWLWTGRMRAGVTFTAPKAVVAVVRRAVDALPEHTAPTDRLRVAAIAAAAEDPLRFDLSEESVLGTARVLIPTLVAALPPQPYAHHHDDGPLAHRLWGRLTGLEADEASLRALDTALALLVDHDLAASTLAVRVAASARAHAYAAVSAGLGVIEGPLHGAASGLAHRMLQDVLERGTAVPVIADELRAGRRIPGLGHRLYAGEDPRARALFALLERVPRAEPALLAARDVVATTARHTTLHANVDLALAVLTVSSGMPATAGETIFAVARTAGWIAHALEEYGERPLRMRPSGHYVGPRPPQPLPE, encoded by the coding sequence ATGCGCGATCAAGAACCGGCTTCCGGCCGCCCCGGGCGGAGGCTGAGTACCAAGGAGACCGCCGAAGCGCTCGGTGTGAAGCCGGAGACCGTGTACGCGTATGTGAGCCGCGGTCAGCTCAGTAGCAGGCGCGAGCCCGGCGGCCGCGGCAGCACCTTCGACGCCAAGGAGGTGGAGGCCCTCGTCCGGCGCAACAGGCGGGAGAGCAGCGTGCGTTCGGGTTCCGGCGGTGAACTGTCCGTACGCACCCGCATCACACTGATCGACAAGGACCGGTACTTCTTCCGGGGCGTGGACGCCACCCGGCTCGCCGCCGACCACTCCTACGAGGAGGTCGCCGAGTGGCTGTGGACCGGGCGGATGCGCGCCGGCGTGACCTTCACCGCGCCAAAGGCCGTCGTCGCCGTCGTCCGCCGCGCCGTGGACGCCCTGCCCGAGCACACGGCACCCACCGACCGGCTGCGGGTCGCGGCGATCGCCGCGGCGGCGGAGGACCCGCTGCGCTTCGACCTGTCCGAGGAGTCCGTGCTCGGCACCGCGCGCGTCCTGATCCCCACGCTGGTCGCCGCCCTGCCGCCCCAGCCGTACGCCCACCACCACGACGACGGTCCGCTGGCCCACCGGCTGTGGGGCAGGCTGACCGGGCTCGAGGCCGACGAGGCGTCACTGCGCGCCCTGGACACGGCACTCGCCCTGCTCGTCGACCACGACCTGGCCGCCTCGACGCTCGCGGTGCGGGTCGCCGCCTCGGCCCGCGCCCACGCGTACGCCGCCGTCTCGGCCGGACTCGGCGTGATCGAGGGCCCGTTGCACGGCGCGGCCAGCGGACTCGCCCACCGGATGCTGCAGGACGTGCTCGAACGGGGCACCGCGGTCCCGGTGATCGCGGACGAACTGCGCGCCGGCCGCCGCATCCCCGGACTCGGCCACCGGCTCTACGCGGGCGAGGACCCACGCGCGCGTGCCCTGTTCGCCCTCCTGGAGCGGGTCCCGCGCGCGGAACCCGCCCTGCTCGCGGCCCGCGACGTCGTCGCCACCACCGCCCGCCACACCACGCTGCACGCGAATGTCGACCTGGCCCTCGCCGTACTCACCGTGTCCTCGGGCATGCCCGCCACGGCAGGCGAGACGATCTTCGCCGTGGCCCGGACAGCGGGCTGGATCGCCCACGCCCTGGAGGAGTACGGGGAACGCCCCTTGCGCATGCGGCCCAGCGGACACTACGTGGGACCGAGACCACCTCAACCGCTGCCTGAGTAG
- a CDS encoding M16 family metallopeptidase, whose translation MPMGHTTKAEAGSGGLTATEHRLANGLRVVLSEDHLTPVAAVCLWYDVGSRHEVKGRTGLAHLFEHLMFQGSAQVKGNGHFELVQGAGGSLNGTTSFERTNYFETMPAHQLELALWLEADRMGSLLAALDDESMENQRDVVKNERRQRYDNVPYGTAFEKLTALAYPEGHPYHHTPIGSMADLDAATLEDARRFFRTYYAPNNAVLSVVGDIDPQQTLAWIEKYFGSIPSHDGKPEPRDGSLPEVIGEQLREVVVEEVPARALMAAYRLPQDGTRASDAADLALTVLGGGESSRLYNRLVRRDRTAVAAGFGLLRLAGAPSLGWLDVKTSGDVEVPVIETAIDEELARFAQEGPTPEEMERAQAQLEREWLDRLGTVAGRADELCRFAVLFGDPQLALTAVQRVLEVTPQEVQEVAKARLRPDNRAVLVYEPLSAESAEHTQDEDFPEDPESEATVEASTADQNEDEEAAK comes from the coding sequence ATGCCCATGGGTCACACGACCAAGGCCGAGGCAGGCTCCGGGGGCCTGACAGCGACCGAGCACCGCCTGGCCAACGGTCTGCGCGTGGTGCTCTCCGAGGACCACCTGACCCCGGTCGCGGCGGTGTGCCTCTGGTACGACGTCGGCTCCCGCCACGAAGTCAAGGGCCGTACGGGCCTGGCTCACCTTTTCGAGCATCTGATGTTCCAGGGCTCCGCGCAGGTCAAGGGCAACGGCCACTTCGAACTCGTGCAGGGCGCCGGCGGCTCGCTCAACGGCACCACCAGCTTCGAGCGCACCAACTACTTCGAGACCATGCCCGCCCACCAGCTGGAGCTCGCCCTCTGGCTGGAGGCCGACCGCATGGGCTCGCTGCTGGCCGCCCTCGACGACGAGTCCATGGAAAACCAGCGGGACGTCGTCAAGAACGAGCGCCGGCAGCGCTACGACAACGTGCCGTACGGCACCGCCTTCGAGAAGCTGACCGCCCTCGCCTACCCGGAGGGCCACCCGTACCACCACACGCCGATCGGTTCGATGGCCGACCTGGACGCGGCCACGCTGGAGGACGCGCGCCGGTTCTTCCGGACGTACTACGCGCCGAACAACGCGGTGCTCTCCGTGGTCGGCGACATCGACCCGCAGCAGACCCTGGCCTGGATCGAGAAGTACTTCGGCTCGATCCCCTCGCACGACGGCAAGCCCGAGCCCCGCGACGGCTCGCTGCCGGAGGTCATCGGCGAGCAGCTGCGCGAGGTCGTCGTGGAGGAGGTCCCGGCCCGCGCGCTGATGGCCGCCTACCGGCTCCCGCAGGACGGCACGCGCGCGTCGGACGCCGCCGACCTGGCGCTCACCGTCCTGGGCGGCGGCGAGTCCTCCCGCCTGTACAACCGGCTCGTGCGCCGCGACCGTACGGCCGTGGCGGCCGGGTTCGGTCTGCTGCGGCTGGCCGGGGCGCCCTCGCTGGGCTGGCTGGACGTGAAGACCTCCGGTGACGTCGAGGTGCCGGTCATCGAGACCGCCATCGACGAGGAGCTCGCCCGCTTCGCTCAGGAGGGTCCCACCCCCGAGGAAATGGAGCGCGCCCAGGCCCAGTTGGAGCGCGAGTGGCTGGACCGGCTCGGCACGGTCGCGGGCCGCGCCGACGAGTTGTGCAGGTTCGCGGTCCTGTTCGGCGACCCGCAGCTCGCCCTGACCGCCGTCCAGCGCGTCCTGGAGGTGACGCCGCAGGAGGTCCAGGAGGTGGCCAAGGCCCGCCTGCGCCCGGACAACCGCGCGGTGCTCGTCTACGAGCCGCTCTCCGCCGAGTCCGCGGAGCACACCCAGGACGAGGACTTCCCCGAGGACCCGGAGTCGGAAGCCACCGTGGAAGCGTCCACCGCCGACCAGAACGAGGACGAGGAGGCGGCCAAGTGA
- a CDS encoding M23 family metallopeptidase, translating to MAFTRATGKHRRPGRMHRTTARAAGVAALTTTGAIGTLAASPALAAEPAPADTGLTPVITMGDSVAEQIDAQAAAQEQAAEQKAAEEAARKKAVALAEKEREAKARAAREAERKRLNAFVTPIANSYVSTGYKTGGSLWSSGSHTGIDFHASSGTSVHAVGSGTVVSTGWGGSYGNQIVIRMADGMYTQYGHLSSIGVSVGQKVLPGQQIGLSGATGNVTGPHLHFEARTTPEYGSDVDPLAYLRKHGVNV from the coding sequence ATGGCGTTCACGCGCGCCACCGGGAAGCACCGCCGTCCCGGCCGGATGCATCGCACCACCGCCCGCGCGGCGGGCGTCGCGGCCCTCACCACCACCGGTGCCATCGGCACCCTCGCGGCCTCCCCGGCCCTCGCCGCCGAGCCCGCCCCCGCGGACACCGGTCTCACGCCGGTCATCACCATGGGCGACTCGGTCGCCGAGCAGATCGACGCCCAGGCCGCGGCCCAGGAGCAGGCCGCCGAGCAGAAGGCGGCCGAGGAGGCCGCGCGCAAGAAGGCCGTCGCGCTGGCGGAGAAGGAGCGCGAGGCCAAGGCGCGCGCCGCCCGCGAGGCCGAGCGCAAGCGGCTCAACGCCTTCGTGACACCGATCGCGAACTCGTATGTCTCCACCGGCTACAAGACCGGCGGATCCCTGTGGTCCTCCGGCTCCCACACCGGCATCGACTTCCACGCTTCCAGCGGCACCAGCGTGCACGCGGTGGGCTCCGGCACGGTCGTGTCGACCGGCTGGGGCGGATCGTACGGCAACCAGATCGTGATCCGGATGGCGGACGGCATGTACACCCAGTACGGCCATCTGTCGTCCATCGGCGTCTCCGTGGGCCAGAAGGTCCTGCCCGGCCAGCAGATAGGCCTCTCCGGCGCGACCGGCAACGTCACCGGGCCGCACCTCCACTTCGAGGCCCGGACGACCCCGGAGTACGGCTCGGACGTCGACCCCCTCGCCTACCTCCGCAAGCACGGCGTGAACGTCTGA
- a CDS encoding DUF6082 family protein produces the protein MIEQRGLPRAQESGQYDDRDLLRTSAVPHSATSLTRTRAPALGPAHERRWNADPGYEREETPRSERLLAPLAGQTMGRRRSVRPLLPSVRLLSASPPIRAARHTLGDGKRRPPLAGPLQSTRTPTTGGRPPDSGVDMATQSSGIGRIVSAAKAKLAAVTDSIGTRRLRHRRRAALTQQHRLHFDLMCKAMDDPALAAVLDTYETDIPLDKQRQFLFANALYINALYFHRIEALSKAELYGHLRIMCQNRVFREYWEATRHHRKSLPETSEEFLLGRMMDDLIQELADSDTDEWWVVGEPPSDPS, from the coding sequence ATGATTGAGCAGCGTGGTCTTCCCCGAGCCCAGGAATCCGGCCAGTACGACGACCGGGATCTGCTGCGGACCTCGGCTGTGCCCCACTCTGCGACCTCTCTCACGCGGACGCGTGCACCGGCCCTCGGCCCGGCGCACGAACGACGATGGAATGCCGACCCAGGATACGAGCGGGAAGAAACACCGCGAAGTGAACGATTGTTAGCACCTCTCGCGGGGCAGACGATGGGCAGGCGCCGGAGTGTGCGACCCTTGCTTCCCTCCGTGCGCCTCCTCTCCGCCTCCCCGCCGATCAGAGCCGCTCGGCACACTCTGGGAGACGGCAAGCGCCGCCCACCGCTCGCCGGTCCCCTCCAGTCGACCCGCACCCCGACGACCGGCGGACGGCCGCCTGATTCGGGGGTTGACATGGCCACACAGAGTTCAGGGATAGGGAGGATCGTTTCGGCTGCCAAAGCAAAGCTTGCAGCCGTCACCGACTCCATCGGCACGCGGAGGTTACGTCACCGCAGAAGGGCCGCTCTCACTCAACAACACCGGCTCCACTTCGACTTGATGTGCAAGGCCATGGACGATCCCGCCCTGGCCGCGGTGCTCGACACCTACGAAACCGACATTCCGCTGGACAAGCAGCGCCAGTTCCTCTTCGCGAACGCGCTCTACATCAACGCCCTGTACTTCCATCGGATCGAGGCCCTGTCCAAGGCGGAGCTCTACGGACACCTGCGGATCATGTGTCAGAACAGAGTCTTCCGTGAGTACTGGGAGGCGACCCGCCACCACAGGAAGAGCCTGCCCGAAACGTCGGAGGAGTTCCTTCTGGGCCGGATGATGGACGACCTCATCCAGGAACTCGCCGATTCCGACACGGACGAGTGGTGGGTTGTGGGCGAACCCCCCAGTGACCCGTCCTGA
- a CDS encoding CobW family GTP-binding protein has product MGHSRGPQQIPVVVLAGFLGSGKTTLLNHLLHRSGGSRIGAIVNDFGAIEIDAMAVAGALGDSTVSLGNGCLCCAVDASELDLYLERLANPSAGIDVIVIEASGLAEPQELVRMVLASEHPGIVYGGLVEVVDAAEFDATRERHPEIDRHLALADLVVVNKLDRAADAERVLGLVGSLTDRAAVVPATYGRIDPEFLFDCRPSEERVGQLSFDDLHDHDSDAEHAGHPHTAYDSLPFVSEVPLDPRRLMEFLDGRPEGLYRIKGYVDFGPHDALNRYAVHAVGRFLRFYPQPWTSADARLTQLVLIGSGIDTATLAKELQACGNDAPHADVHGMWSVLRYVRDPEEEAPPV; this is encoded by the coding sequence GTGGGGCACAGCCGAGGTCCGCAGCAGATCCCGGTCGTCGTACTGGCCGGATTCCTGGGCTCGGGGAAGACCACGCTGCTCAATCATCTCCTGCACCGCAGCGGAGGCAGCCGCATCGGGGCGATCGTCAACGACTTCGGGGCCATCGAGATCGACGCGATGGCCGTGGCCGGCGCACTCGGCGACTCGACGGTCTCCCTGGGCAACGGATGCCTGTGCTGCGCCGTCGACGCGAGCGAACTGGATCTGTATCTGGAGCGGCTCGCGAACCCGTCGGCCGGCATCGACGTCATCGTCATCGAGGCCAGCGGACTCGCCGAACCCCAGGAGCTCGTGCGGATGGTGCTCGCCAGCGAGCATCCCGGGATCGTGTACGGCGGACTCGTCGAGGTCGTCGACGCGGCCGAGTTCGACGCCACCCGGGAGCGGCACCCCGAGATCGACCGGCACCTCGCCCTCGCCGACCTGGTCGTGGTCAACAAGCTCGACCGGGCGGCCGATGCCGAGCGTGTCCTCGGCCTCGTCGGCTCGCTGACCGACCGTGCCGCCGTCGTCCCCGCCACCTATGGACGCATCGACCCGGAGTTCCTCTTCGACTGCAGGCCGAGCGAGGAGCGCGTCGGGCAGCTGTCCTTCGACGACCTCCACGACCACGACAGCGACGCCGAGCACGCCGGGCATCCGCACACGGCGTACGACAGCCTGCCGTTCGTCTCCGAGGTCCCCCTCGACCCCCGTCGGCTGATGGAGTTCCTCGACGGCCGGCCCGAAGGGCTCTACCGCATCAAGGGGTACGTCGACTTCGGGCCCCACGACGCCCTGAACCGCTACGCCGTCCACGCCGTCGGGCGGTTCCTGCGCTTCTACCCGCAGCCATGGACGTCCGCCGACGCACGCCTCACCCAGCTCGTCCTGATCGGCTCCGGCATCGACACCGCCACCCTCGCCAAGGAACTGCAGGCGTGCGGGAACGACGCTCCACACGCCGACGTGCACGGCATGTGGAGCGTCCTGCGCTACGTACGGGACCCCGAAGAAGAGGCCCCACCGGTCTAG
- a CDS encoding DNA gyrase/topoisomerase IV subunit A, whose translation MARRSTKTPPPDDSYEEKILDIDVVDEMQGSYLEYAYSVIYSRALPDARDGLKPVHRRIVYQMNEMGLRPDRGYVKCARVVGDVMGKLHPHGDASIYDALVRMAQPFSMRVPLVDGHGNFGSLGNDDPPAAMRYTECRMAEATSLMTESIDEDTVDFAPNYDGQEQEPVALPAAFPNLLVNGASGIAVGMATNMPPHNLAEVVAAARHLIRHPNADLDTLMKYVPGPDLPTGGRIVGLSGVRDAYETGRGTFKIRATVAVESVTARRMGLVVTELPFTVGPEKVITKIKDLVNAKKLQGIADVKDLTDRAHGLRLVIEIKNGFVPEAVLEQLYKLTAMEESFGINNVALVDGQPLTLGLKELLEVYLDHRFDVVRRRSEYRRGKRRDRLHLVEGLLTALVDIDEVIRLIRSSENSAQAKERLMERFSLSQIQTQYILDTPLRRLTKYDRIELEAEKDRLNAEIAELTRILESDAELRKLVSAELAQVAKKFGTERRTVLLESSGAPAAAVPLQVADDPCRVLLSSTGLLARTANGEPFARDAEARRTKHDVIVSAVPATARGEVGVVTSAGRLLRLNVVDLPQLPETVAAPNLSGGAPIAEFVSLEDDETVVCLTTLDESSPGLALGTAQGVVKRVVPDYPSNKDELEVITLKEGDRIVGAVELRTGEEDLVFITDDAQLLRYQASQVRPQGRPAGGMAGIKLAEGVKVISFTAVDPAVDAVVFTVAGSRGTLDDSVQTTAKLTPFDQYPRKGRATGGVRCQRFLKGEDCLSVAWAGASPARAAQKTGTPVELPEIDPRRDGSGTSLAKTVSVVAGPVF comes from the coding sequence ATGGCCCGCCGCAGCACGAAGACCCCGCCGCCCGACGACTCGTACGAGGAGAAGATCCTCGACATCGACGTCGTGGACGAGATGCAGGGCTCCTACCTCGAATACGCGTATTCGGTCATCTACTCGCGTGCCCTGCCGGACGCCCGTGACGGCCTCAAGCCGGTGCACCGCCGGATCGTCTACCAGATGAACGAGATGGGCCTGCGCCCCGACCGCGGCTATGTGAAGTGCGCGCGTGTCGTCGGCGACGTGATGGGCAAGCTCCACCCGCACGGCGACGCGTCGATCTACGACGCCCTGGTGCGCATGGCCCAGCCGTTCTCCATGCGCGTCCCGCTGGTCGACGGACACGGCAACTTCGGCTCGCTGGGCAACGACGACCCGCCGGCCGCCATGCGGTACACCGAGTGCCGGATGGCCGAGGCCACGAGCCTGATGACCGAGTCGATCGACGAGGACACGGTCGACTTCGCCCCCAACTACGACGGCCAGGAGCAGGAACCGGTCGCCCTGCCCGCCGCCTTCCCGAACCTGCTGGTGAACGGCGCTTCGGGCATCGCGGTCGGCATGGCCACGAACATGCCGCCGCACAACCTCGCCGAGGTCGTCGCGGCCGCCCGGCATCTGATCCGCCACCCGAACGCGGACCTGGACACGCTGATGAAGTACGTCCCGGGACCCGACCTGCCCACGGGCGGCCGGATCGTCGGCCTCTCCGGGGTCCGGGACGCGTACGAGACGGGCCGCGGCACGTTCAAGATCCGCGCCACGGTGGCGGTGGAGAGCGTGACGGCGCGCCGTATGGGCCTCGTCGTCACCGAGCTGCCCTTCACGGTCGGCCCGGAGAAGGTCATCACCAAGATCAAGGACCTGGTCAACGCGAAGAAGCTGCAGGGCATCGCGGACGTCAAGGACCTCACGGACCGCGCGCACGGCCTGCGTCTGGTCATCGAGATCAAGAACGGCTTCGTGCCGGAGGCGGTCCTGGAGCAGCTCTACAAGCTGACGGCGATGGAAGAGTCCTTCGGCATCAACAACGTGGCCCTGGTGGACGGCCAGCCGCTCACGCTGGGCCTCAAGGAGCTCCTCGAGGTCTATCTCGACCACCGCTTCGACGTGGTGCGCCGCCGCTCGGAGTACCGCCGCGGCAAGCGCCGCGACCGGCTGCACCTGGTGGAGGGCCTGCTCACCGCCCTCGTCGACATCGACGAGGTCATCCGTCTGATCCGCTCCAGCGAGAACAGCGCGCAGGCGAAGGAGCGCCTGATGGAGCGCTTCTCGCTGTCGCAGATCCAGACCCAGTACATCCTCGACACGCCGCTGCGCCGCCTCACCAAGTACGACCGCATCGAGCTGGAGGCGGAGAAGGACCGGCTCAACGCGGAGATCGCCGAGCTGACCCGGATCCTGGAGTCGGACGCCGAGCTGCGCAAGCTGGTCTCCGCCGAACTGGCCCAGGTGGCCAAGAAGTTCGGCACCGAGAGGCGTACGGTCCTGCTGGAGTCGTCGGGCGCCCCGGCGGCGGCCGTGCCGCTGCAGGTGGCGGACGACCCGTGCCGGGTGCTCCTGTCGTCGACGGGTCTGCTGGCCCGTACCGCGAACGGCGAGCCCTTCGCGCGGGACGCCGAGGCCAGACGCACCAAGCACGACGTGATCGTCTCGGCGGTGCCGGCCACGGCGCGCGGCGAAGTGGGCGTGGTGACGTCGGCGGGCCGTCTGCTGCGGCTGAACGTGGTCGACCTCCCGCAACTGCCTGAGACGGTGGCGGCGCCGAACCTCTCCGGAGGGGCACCCATCGCGGAGTTCGTCTCCCTGGAGGACGACGAGACGGTGGTCTGCCTGACCACGCTCGACGAGTCGTCCCCGGGCCTCGCGCTCGGCACGGCACAGGGTGTCGTCAAGCGTGTGGTGCCCGACTACCCGTCCAACAAGGACGAGTTGGAGGTCATCACGCTCAAGGAGGGCGACCGGATCGTCGGCGCGGTGGAGCTGCGCACCGGCGAGGAGGACCTGGTGTTCATCACGGACGACGCGCAACTGCTGCGCTACCAGGCGTCCCAGGTCCGTCCCCAGGGCCGGCCGGCGGGCGGTATGGCGGGCATCAAGCTCGCCGAGGGCGTGAAGGTGATCTCCTTCACGGCGGTCGACCCGGCGGTGGACGCGGTGGTCTTCACCGTCGCGGGCTCGCGCGGCACGCTGGACGACTCGGTCCAGACGACCGCCAAGCTGACCCCGTTCGACCAGTACCCGCGCAAGGGCCGTGCCACCGGCGGTGTGCGCTGCCAGCGGTTCCTGAAGGGCGAGGACTGCCTGTCGGTGGCCTGGGCGGGCGCGTCCCCGGCGCGGGCGGCACAGAAGACCGGCACCCCGGTCGAGCTCCCGGAGATCGACCCGCGCCGGGACGGCTCGGGCACGTCGCTGGCGAAGACCGTGTCGGTGGTGGCGGGTCCGGTCTTCTGA
- a CDS encoding M16 family metallopeptidase, with protein MTELAAMEFHPQPRAGEAKPWAFPAPERGALENGLTVLRCQRPGQQVVAVEVLLDAPLDAEPAGFDGVATIMARAFSEGTDKHSAEEFAAELERCGATLDAHADHPGVRLSLEVPVSRLGKALGLLADALRAPAFDESEVERLVRNRLDEIPHELANPSRRAAKELSKELFPATARMSRPRQGTEETVEKIDAAAVRGFYDRHVRPATATAVVVGDLTGIDLDALLGETLGAWSGSSAQPRPVPPVTADDTGRVVIVDRPGAVQTQLLIGRVGADRHDRVWAAQVLGTYCLGGTLTSRLDRVLREEKGYTYGVRSFGQVLRSAPDGTGASMLAISGSVDTPNTGPALQDLWAVLRKLAEEGLTDAERDVAVQNLVGVAPLKYETAAAVASTLADQVEQYLPDDYQATLYRQLAATGTVEATAAAVNAFPVDRLVTVLVGDAAQIKEPVEALGIGEVTVVSAE; from the coding sequence GTGACCGAGCTCGCCGCGATGGAGTTCCACCCCCAGCCCCGTGCGGGCGAGGCGAAGCCGTGGGCCTTCCCGGCCCCCGAGCGTGGCGCGCTGGAGAACGGCCTGACCGTTCTGCGCTGCCAGCGCCCCGGCCAGCAGGTCGTCGCCGTCGAGGTGCTGCTGGACGCGCCGCTGGACGCCGAGCCGGCCGGTTTCGACGGCGTCGCCACGATCATGGCGCGCGCCTTCTCCGAAGGCACCGACAAGCACTCCGCCGAGGAGTTCGCCGCCGAGCTGGAGCGCTGCGGCGCGACCCTGGACGCGCACGCCGACCACCCGGGCGTCCGGCTGAGCCTGGAGGTCCCCGTCTCCCGCCTCGGCAAGGCGCTGGGCCTGCTCGCCGACGCCCTCAGGGCACCCGCGTTCGACGAGAGCGAGGTGGAGCGGCTGGTGCGCAACCGCCTCGACGAGATCCCGCACGAGCTGGCGAACCCCTCCCGCCGTGCCGCCAAGGAGCTCTCGAAGGAGCTGTTCCCGGCGACCGCGCGCATGTCGCGCCCGCGCCAGGGCACCGAGGAGACGGTCGAGAAGATCGACGCGGCGGCCGTCCGCGGCTTCTACGACCGGCACGTGCGGCCCGCCACGGCCACCGCCGTGGTCGTCGGCGACCTCACCGGCATCGACCTGGACGCGCTGCTCGGCGAGACCCTGGGCGCCTGGAGCGGCTCCTCGGCGCAGCCGCGGCCCGTGCCGCCGGTGACCGCCGACGACACCGGCCGGGTCGTCATCGTGGATCGACCCGGAGCCGTCCAGACGCAGCTGCTCATCGGCCGGGTCGGCGCGGACCGGCACGACCGCGTGTGGGCCGCCCAGGTGCTCGGCACGTACTGCCTCGGCGGCACCCTCACCTCCCGTCTGGACCGCGTCCTGCGCGAGGAGAAGGGCTACACCTACGGTGTGCGCTCGTTCGGGCAGGTCCTCAGGTCCGCCCCGGACGGCACGGGTGCCTCGATGCTCGCCATCAGTGGCTCGGTGGACACCCCGAACACCGGTCCCGCGCTGCAGGACCTGTGGGCGGTGCTGCGCAAGCTCGCCGAGGAGGGCCTCACCGACGCCGAGCGCGACGTCGCCGTGCAGAACCTCGTGGGGGTCGCGCCGCTGAAGTACGAGACCGCGGCAGCCGTGGCGAGCACGCTGGCCGACCAGGTCGAGCAGTATCTGCCGGACGACTACCAGGCGACGCTGTACCGGCAGCTCGCCGCCACCGGCACCGTGGAGGCCACCGCCGCGGCGGTCAACGCCTTCCCGGTGGACCGTCTGGTGACGGTCCTGGTGGGCGACGCCGCCCAGATCAAGGAGCCGGTCGAGGCTCTCGGCATCGGCGAAGTCACCGTCGTCTCCGCCGAGTAG